In the Haliaeetus albicilla chromosome 7, bHalAlb1.1, whole genome shotgun sequence genome, one interval contains:
- the TUBG1 gene encoding tubulin gamma-1 chain isoform X2, whose product MPREIITLQLGQCGNQIGFEFWKQLCAEHGISPEGIVEEFATEGTDRKDVFFYQADDEHYIPRAVLLDLEPRVIHSILNSPYANLYNPENIYLSEHGGGAGNNWASGFSQGEKIHEDIFDIIDREADGSDSLEGFVLCHSIAGGTGSGLGSYLLERLNDRYPKKLVETYSVFPNQDEMSDVVVQPYNSLLTLKRLTQNADCVVVLDNTALNRIATDRLHIQNPSFSQINQLVSTIMSASTTTLRYPGYMNNDLIGLIASLIPTPRLHFLMTGYTPLTTDQSVASVRKTTVLDVMRRLLQPKNVMVSTGRDRQTNHCYIAILNIIQGEVDPTQVHKSLQRIRERKLANFIPWGPASIQVALSRKSPYLPSAHRVSGLMMANHTNISSLFERTCRQYDKLRKREAFLEQFRKEDIFKDNFDELDNSREIVQQLIDEYHAATRPDYISWGTQEQ is encoded by the exons ATGCCGCGGGAGATCATCACCCTGCAGCTGGGCCAGTGCGGCAACCAGA TCGGGTTCGAGTTCTGGAAGCAGCTCTGCGCCGAGCACGGCATCAGCCCCGAGGGCATCGTGGAGGAGTTCGCCACCGAGGGCACCGACCGCAAGGACGTCTTCTTCTACCAG GCAGACGATGAGCACTACATCCCGCGGGCCGTGCTGCTGGACCTGGAGCCCCGAGTTATCCACTCCATCCTGAACTCCCCTTACGCTAACCTCTACAACCCAGAAAACATCTACCTGTCTGAGCACGGAGGGGGAGCTGGGAACAACTGGGCCAGTGGCTTCTCACAG GGAGAAAAAATCCATGAAGACATTTTTGACATAATAGACAGAGAGGCTGATGGGAGCGACAGTTTGGAA GGGTTTGTGCTTTGCCACTCCATTGCTGGTGGAACGGGCTCCGGATTGGGCTCGTACCTCCTGGAGAGACTGAATGACAG GTATCCCAAGAAGCTGGTGGAGACCTACTCGGTTTTCCCAAACCAAGATGAGATGAGTGATGTTGTAGTCCAGCCATACAACTCTCTGCTGACGCTGAAGAGGCTGACTCAGAACGCTGACTGCGTG GTGGTCCTGGACAACACAGCCTTGAATCGGATCGCGACGGACCGGCTGCACATTCAGAACCCATCCTTCTCTCAGATCAACCAGCTG GTCTCCACCATCATGTCTGCCAGCACCACCACGCTCAGGTATCCCGGATACATGAACAATGACCTCATCGGGCTGATTGCTTCGCTGATCCCCACCCCCCGGCTGCACTTCCTCATGACGGGGTACACGCCGCTCACCACTGACCAGTCG GTGGCCAGCGTGAGGAAGACCACAGTCCTGGATGTGATGAGAAGACTGCTGCAGCCTAAAAACGTGATGGTGTCCACAGGGCGAGACAGGCAGACCAACCACTGCTACATTGCCATCCTCAACATCATCCAGGGGGAGGTGGATCCTACGCAG GTTCACAAGAGTCTGCAGCGGATCCGGGAGAGGAAGCTGGCCAACTTCATCCCCTGGGGTCCTGCCAGCATCCAGGTGGCTTTGTCCCGCAAGTCCCCCTACCTGCCATCCGCACACCGCGTCAGCGGCCTCATGATGGCAAACCACACCAACATCTCCTCG ctgttTGAGCGGACATGCCGGCAATATGACAAGCTGCGCAAGCGGGAGGCCTTCCTGGAGCAGTTCCGCAAGGAGGACATCTTCAAGGACAACTTTGATGAGCTGGACAACTCCCGGGAGATCGTGCAGCAGCTGATCGACGAGTACCACGCAGCCACGCGCCCTGACTACATCTCCTGGGGCACGCAGGAGCAGTGA
- the PLEKHH3 gene encoding pleckstrin homology domain-containing family H member 3 isoform X1 — protein sequence MPFPGGLWWLLCCRQGFTLLRRDYGEADREADGEAEEEEEASFELRAQGDQGSLEVSLSQPTRSSSGSERSLLVAEEMRSLIVEKGPGPVEDDPDALVKGWLQREVRGGVKTPWIRPRKYWFVLTPDSLDYYSSNEKGARRLGSLVLTSLCSVLWPDKQTYKETGYWSVTVFGRKHCYRLYTEHLNEAVHWVCAVQKVIDSKAPVQTPTQLLMRDVEENCGSPEVLEQIYRCNPILRYTSSPLYAPLLPFPYGSLDQSAPGPRSYTTLRDEAVKLFNSLQQLESERDPVPLMQGVLQTCLDLPPLVDEIYCQLVKQTTEPPAPGGQGDLHYWQLLTCMSCTFLPSPPILRFLHFHLDRTESRFPASEMAKYACFIREALGKTKGRECVPSLEEILVLMRRQEMICTVHCPGAPACSVAISSHTTAEEVARELVSRLGLSQSPNLFALYEQSRRREQPVGSATLLADVLTKFENLAGEEREQDPPCRLCFKHYGFLDTDNVPRDSLEFALLFEQAHEMVLRGYVPTSEETLQTLAALRLQSLNSDFSTHAPFPRLEELFPPHVLHARLPAPRRRPPTKCRGARLRAGLLAGGLWGQALAKQRAERDQRLRGRLREEGASTMAAIVEKWKLLQGMGRPEAMAAYVALVREWPGFGSTLFDVDLRAVRPRGRGGGGQPWRRAALTPLSPQSPVGAGAQRLWLGIGAKAVSLYKPGEPEPLDSFCYGRISSFGASDSSTFRLSVEDRDLLFETSQVDEIAQLLNTYLASAGARQPPQPQESATSPPASDPTALPQGLCPAAGPWQHQPPVGSFHS from the exons ATGCCGTTCCCGGGCGGGCTGTGGTGGCTACTGTGCTGCCGACAGGGCTTCACGCTGCTGCGGCGGGACTACGGCGAGGCGGACCGGGAGGCGGACGGCGaggccgaggaggaggaggaggcgtcCTTCGAGCTCCGCGCCCAGGGAGACCAG gggtCCCTGGAGGTGAGCCTGAGCCAGCCCACGCGCAGCAGCAGTGGCTCAGAGCG GTCTCTGCTCGTTGCGGAGGAGATGCGCAGCCTCATCGTGGAGAAGGGCCCAGGGCCAGTGGAGGATGACCCCGACGCTCTTGTGAAAG GCTGGCTGCAGCGGGAGGTGCGGGGTGGCGTGAAGACCCCGTGGATCCGGCCTCGGAAGTACTGGTTCGTGCTGACTCCCGACTCCCTGGACTACTACAGCAGCAATGAGAAGGGGGCCCGGCGGCTGGGCTCCCTCGTGCTCACCAgcctctgctctgtgctgtggcCGGACAAGCAGACCTACAAGGAGACGG GCTACTGGAGCGTGACAGTGTTTGGCAGGAAGCATTGCTACCGCCTGTACACGGAGCACCTGAACGAGGCTGTGCACTGGGTGTGTGCGGTGCAGAAGGTCATCGACAGCAAAGCACCCGTCCAGacgcccacccagctgctcatgCGTGATGTTGAG GAGAACTGCGGCAGCCCTGAGGTCCTGGAGCAGATCTACCGCTGCAACCCGATCCTGCGCTACACCAGCAGCCCCCTCTACGCTCCCCTGCTGCCATTCCCCTATGGCAGCCTGGACCAAAGCG cccctggcccCCGCAGCTACACCACGCTGCGCGATGAGGCTGTGAAGCTCTTCAACtcactgcagcagctggagtcGGAGCGGGACCCAGTGCCGCTGATGCAGGGCGTCCTGCAGACCTGCCTGGACCTGCCGCCGCTGGTGGACGAGATCTACTGCCAGCTGGTGAAGCAGACCACGGAGCCGCCGGCGCCGGGCGGGCAGGGCGACCTGCACTACTGGCAGCTGCTCACCTGCATGAGCTGCACCTTCCTGCCCTCCCCGCCCATCCTGCGCTTCCTGCACTTCCACCTGGACAG GACAGAGAGCCGGTTCCCTGCCTCGGAGATGGCCAAGTACGCCTGCTTTATCCGGGAGGCACTGGGGAAGACAAAGGGGCGGGAGTGCGTGCCCTCCCTGGAGGAGATCCTGGTGCTGATGCGGCGGCAGGAGATGATCTGCACCGTGCACTGCCCAGGGGCGCCTGCCTGCAGCGTGGCCATCAGCTCCCACACCACGGCCGAGGAG GTGGCCCGGGAGCTGGTGTCACGCCTGGGGCTGTCCCAGAGCCCCAACCTCTTTGCCCTCTATGAGCAGTCCCGGCGGCGGGAGCAGCCCGTGGGCAGTGCCACGCTGCTGGCTGATGTCCTCACCAAGTTTGAAAA CCTGGCCGGGGAGGAGCGGGAGCAGGACCCGCCGTGCCGGCTCTGCTTCAAGCACTACGGCTTCCTGGATACGGACAACGTCCCGCGCGACAGCCTGGAGTTCGCCCTCCTCTTCGAGCAG GCGCACGAGATGGTGCTGCGGGGCTACGTGCCCACGTCGGAGGAGACGCTGCAGACGCTGGCGGCACTGCGCCTGCAGAGCCTCAACAGCGACTTCTCCACCCACGCGCCCTTCCCGCGCCTGGAGGAGCTCTTCCCGCCCCACGTGCTGCACGCCCGCCTGccagccccccgccgccggccccccaCCAAGTGCCGGGGGGCCCGGCTGCGCGCAGGGCTGCTGGCTGGCGGGCTCTGGGGCCAGGCGCTGGCCAAGCAGCGGGCGGAACGGGACCAGCGCCTGCGGGGCCGCCTGCGAGAGGAGGGGGCCAGCACCATGGCCGCCATCGTGGAGAAGTGGAAGCTGCTGCAGGGCATGGGCCGGCCCGAGGCCATGGCTGCCTACGTGGCGCTGGTGCGGGAGTGGCCTGGCTTCGGCTCCACGCTCTTCGATGTCGACCTGCGCGCGGTGAGGCCCCGggggcgcgggggcggcgggcagcccTGGCGGCGGGCAGCACTGACGCCCCTCTCCCCGCAGAGCCCAGTGGGAGCTGGGGCCCAGCGGCTGTGGCTGGGCATCGGGGCCAAGGCTGTCTCGCTCTACAAGCCGGGGGAGCCTGAGCCCTTGGACAGCTTCTGCTATGGCCGCATCTCCTCCTTCGGCGCCTCCGACAGCAGCACCTTCCGCCTCTCTGTGGAGGACCGGGATCTGCTCTTTGAGACCTCCCAG GTGGACGAGATCGCCCAGCTCCTCAACACTTACCTCGCCTCCGCGGGTGCCCGGCAgccgccccagccccaggagtCAGCCACCAGCCCCCCTGCCTCGGACCCCACTGCGCTGCCCCAGGGGCTCTGCCCCGCAGCCGGGCCCTGGCAGCACCAGCCACCGGTGGGCTCCTTCCACAGCTAG
- the TUBG1 gene encoding tubulin gamma-1 chain isoform X1 — translation MPREIITLQLGQCGNQIGFEFWKQLCAEHGISPEGIVEEFATEGTDRKDVFFYQADDEHYIPRAVLLDLEPRVIHSILNSPYANLYNPENIYLSEHGGGAGNNWASGFSQGEKIHEDIFDIIDREADGSDSLEGFVLCHSIAGGTGSGLGSYLLERLNDRYPKKLVETYSVFPNQDEMSDVVVQPYNSLLTLKRLTQNADCVVVLDNTALNRIATDRLHIQNPSFSQINQLVSTIMSASTTTLRYPGYMNNDLIGLIASLIPTPRLHFLMTGYTPLTTDQSDVTQRSKCEKLLALKRVASVRKTTVLDVMRRLLQPKNVMVSTGRDRQTNHCYIAILNIIQGEVDPTQVHKSLQRIRERKLANFIPWGPASIQVALSRKSPYLPSAHRVSGLMMANHTNISSLFERTCRQYDKLRKREAFLEQFRKEDIFKDNFDELDNSREIVQQLIDEYHAATRPDYISWGTQEQ, via the exons ATGCCGCGGGAGATCATCACCCTGCAGCTGGGCCAGTGCGGCAACCAGA TCGGGTTCGAGTTCTGGAAGCAGCTCTGCGCCGAGCACGGCATCAGCCCCGAGGGCATCGTGGAGGAGTTCGCCACCGAGGGCACCGACCGCAAGGACGTCTTCTTCTACCAG GCAGACGATGAGCACTACATCCCGCGGGCCGTGCTGCTGGACCTGGAGCCCCGAGTTATCCACTCCATCCTGAACTCCCCTTACGCTAACCTCTACAACCCAGAAAACATCTACCTGTCTGAGCACGGAGGGGGAGCTGGGAACAACTGGGCCAGTGGCTTCTCACAG GGAGAAAAAATCCATGAAGACATTTTTGACATAATAGACAGAGAGGCTGATGGGAGCGACAGTTTGGAA GGGTTTGTGCTTTGCCACTCCATTGCTGGTGGAACGGGCTCCGGATTGGGCTCGTACCTCCTGGAGAGACTGAATGACAG GTATCCCAAGAAGCTGGTGGAGACCTACTCGGTTTTCCCAAACCAAGATGAGATGAGTGATGTTGTAGTCCAGCCATACAACTCTCTGCTGACGCTGAAGAGGCTGACTCAGAACGCTGACTGCGTG GTGGTCCTGGACAACACAGCCTTGAATCGGATCGCGACGGACCGGCTGCACATTCAGAACCCATCCTTCTCTCAGATCAACCAGCTG GTCTCCACCATCATGTCTGCCAGCACCACCACGCTCAGGTATCCCGGATACATGAACAATGACCTCATCGGGCTGATTGCTTCGCTGATCCCCACCCCCCGGCTGCACTTCCTCATGACGGGGTACACGCCGCTCACCACTGACCAGTCG GATGTTACTCAGAGAAGCAAATGTGAAAAACTGCTGGCTCTGAAAAGG GTGGCCAGCGTGAGGAAGACCACAGTCCTGGATGTGATGAGAAGACTGCTGCAGCCTAAAAACGTGATGGTGTCCACAGGGCGAGACAGGCAGACCAACCACTGCTACATTGCCATCCTCAACATCATCCAGGGGGAGGTGGATCCTACGCAG GTTCACAAGAGTCTGCAGCGGATCCGGGAGAGGAAGCTGGCCAACTTCATCCCCTGGGGTCCTGCCAGCATCCAGGTGGCTTTGTCCCGCAAGTCCCCCTACCTGCCATCCGCACACCGCGTCAGCGGCCTCATGATGGCAAACCACACCAACATCTCCTCG ctgttTGAGCGGACATGCCGGCAATATGACAAGCTGCGCAAGCGGGAGGCCTTCCTGGAGCAGTTCCGCAAGGAGGACATCTTCAAGGACAACTTTGATGAGCTGGACAACTCCCGGGAGATCGTGCAGCAGCTGATCGACGAGTACCACGCAGCCACGCGCCCTGACTACATCTCCTGGGGCACGCAGGAGCAGTGA
- the PLEKHH3 gene encoding pleckstrin homology domain-containing family H member 3 isoform X2: MPFPGGLWWLLCCRQGFTLLRRDYGEADREADGEAEEEEEASFELRAQGDQGSLEVSLSQPTRSSSGSERSLLVAEEMRSLIVEKGPGPVEDDPDALVKGWLQREVRGGVKTPWIRPRKYWFVLTPDSLDYYSSNEKGARRLGSLVLTSLCSVLWPDKQTYKETGYWSVTVFGRKHCYRLYTEHLNEAVHWVCAVQKVIDSKAPVQTPTQLLMRDVEENCGSPEVLEQIYRCNPILRYTSSPLYAPLLPFPYGSLDQSAPGPRSYTTLRDEAVKLFNSLQQLESERDPVPLMQGVLQTCLDLPPLVDEIYCQLVKQTTEPPAPGGQGDLHYWQLLTCMSCTFLPSPPILRFLHFHLDRTESRFPASEMAKYACFIREALGKTKGRECVPSLEEILVLMRRQEMICTVHCPGAPACSVAISSHTTAEEVARELVSRLGLSQSPNLFALYEQSRRREQPVGSATLLADVLTKFENLAGEEREQDPPCRLCFKHYGFLDTDNVPRDSLEFALLFEQAHEMVLRGYVPTSEETLQTLAALRLQSLNSDFSTHAPFPRLEELFPPHVLHARLPAPRRRPPTKCRGARLRAGLLAGGLWGQALAKQRAERDQRLRGRLREEGASTMAAIVEKWKLLQGMGRPEAMAAYVALVREWPGFGSTLFDVDLRASPVGAGAQRLWLGIGAKAVSLYKPGEPEPLDSFCYGRISSFGASDSSTFRLSVEDRDLLFETSQVDEIAQLLNTYLASAGARQPPQPQESATSPPASDPTALPQGLCPAAGPWQHQPPVGSFHS, from the exons ATGCCGTTCCCGGGCGGGCTGTGGTGGCTACTGTGCTGCCGACAGGGCTTCACGCTGCTGCGGCGGGACTACGGCGAGGCGGACCGGGAGGCGGACGGCGaggccgaggaggaggaggaggcgtcCTTCGAGCTCCGCGCCCAGGGAGACCAG gggtCCCTGGAGGTGAGCCTGAGCCAGCCCACGCGCAGCAGCAGTGGCTCAGAGCG GTCTCTGCTCGTTGCGGAGGAGATGCGCAGCCTCATCGTGGAGAAGGGCCCAGGGCCAGTGGAGGATGACCCCGACGCTCTTGTGAAAG GCTGGCTGCAGCGGGAGGTGCGGGGTGGCGTGAAGACCCCGTGGATCCGGCCTCGGAAGTACTGGTTCGTGCTGACTCCCGACTCCCTGGACTACTACAGCAGCAATGAGAAGGGGGCCCGGCGGCTGGGCTCCCTCGTGCTCACCAgcctctgctctgtgctgtggcCGGACAAGCAGACCTACAAGGAGACGG GCTACTGGAGCGTGACAGTGTTTGGCAGGAAGCATTGCTACCGCCTGTACACGGAGCACCTGAACGAGGCTGTGCACTGGGTGTGTGCGGTGCAGAAGGTCATCGACAGCAAAGCACCCGTCCAGacgcccacccagctgctcatgCGTGATGTTGAG GAGAACTGCGGCAGCCCTGAGGTCCTGGAGCAGATCTACCGCTGCAACCCGATCCTGCGCTACACCAGCAGCCCCCTCTACGCTCCCCTGCTGCCATTCCCCTATGGCAGCCTGGACCAAAGCG cccctggcccCCGCAGCTACACCACGCTGCGCGATGAGGCTGTGAAGCTCTTCAACtcactgcagcagctggagtcGGAGCGGGACCCAGTGCCGCTGATGCAGGGCGTCCTGCAGACCTGCCTGGACCTGCCGCCGCTGGTGGACGAGATCTACTGCCAGCTGGTGAAGCAGACCACGGAGCCGCCGGCGCCGGGCGGGCAGGGCGACCTGCACTACTGGCAGCTGCTCACCTGCATGAGCTGCACCTTCCTGCCCTCCCCGCCCATCCTGCGCTTCCTGCACTTCCACCTGGACAG GACAGAGAGCCGGTTCCCTGCCTCGGAGATGGCCAAGTACGCCTGCTTTATCCGGGAGGCACTGGGGAAGACAAAGGGGCGGGAGTGCGTGCCCTCCCTGGAGGAGATCCTGGTGCTGATGCGGCGGCAGGAGATGATCTGCACCGTGCACTGCCCAGGGGCGCCTGCCTGCAGCGTGGCCATCAGCTCCCACACCACGGCCGAGGAG GTGGCCCGGGAGCTGGTGTCACGCCTGGGGCTGTCCCAGAGCCCCAACCTCTTTGCCCTCTATGAGCAGTCCCGGCGGCGGGAGCAGCCCGTGGGCAGTGCCACGCTGCTGGCTGATGTCCTCACCAAGTTTGAAAA CCTGGCCGGGGAGGAGCGGGAGCAGGACCCGCCGTGCCGGCTCTGCTTCAAGCACTACGGCTTCCTGGATACGGACAACGTCCCGCGCGACAGCCTGGAGTTCGCCCTCCTCTTCGAGCAG GCGCACGAGATGGTGCTGCGGGGCTACGTGCCCACGTCGGAGGAGACGCTGCAGACGCTGGCGGCACTGCGCCTGCAGAGCCTCAACAGCGACTTCTCCACCCACGCGCCCTTCCCGCGCCTGGAGGAGCTCTTCCCGCCCCACGTGCTGCACGCCCGCCTGccagccccccgccgccggccccccaCCAAGTGCCGGGGGGCCCGGCTGCGCGCAGGGCTGCTGGCTGGCGGGCTCTGGGGCCAGGCGCTGGCCAAGCAGCGGGCGGAACGGGACCAGCGCCTGCGGGGCCGCCTGCGAGAGGAGGGGGCCAGCACCATGGCCGCCATCGTGGAGAAGTGGAAGCTGCTGCAGGGCATGGGCCGGCCCGAGGCCATGGCTGCCTACGTGGCGCTGGTGCGGGAGTGGCCTGGCTTCGGCTCCACGCTCTTCGATGTCGACCTGCGCGCG AGCCCAGTGGGAGCTGGGGCCCAGCGGCTGTGGCTGGGCATCGGGGCCAAGGCTGTCTCGCTCTACAAGCCGGGGGAGCCTGAGCCCTTGGACAGCTTCTGCTATGGCCGCATCTCCTCCTTCGGCGCCTCCGACAGCAGCACCTTCCGCCTCTCTGTGGAGGACCGGGATCTGCTCTTTGAGACCTCCCAG GTGGACGAGATCGCCCAGCTCCTCAACACTTACCTCGCCTCCGCGGGTGCCCGGCAgccgccccagccccaggagtCAGCCACCAGCCCCCCTGCCTCGGACCCCACTGCGCTGCCCCAGGGGCTCTGCCCCGCAGCCGGGCCCTGGCAGCACCAGCCACCGGTGGGCTCCTTCCACAGCTAG
- the RETREG3 gene encoding reticulophagy regulator 3 — protein MAAARPGERQRRVQALSAALRGRLGPYEPLLSAAQAALVWERPGRSALWWAAAHGLFWFFALTSLRLLFLVAFTLIVVVCLDQWKNKIWPEIGVARPDELDNESWGYVHPRLLGVPELCHHLAEGWVAGTNFLSNLFIFKRQNPGKFCLLVCGVFTFLAVLGRYIPGLLLSYLLLLFVLLWPLAVYHRLGQRMYMKLEPALQRLDFSVRGYMISKQREKQLRRRSLNQEAVDDGSDSEEELAAFCPKLDDSVVAKELTISDSEHSDAEVSYTENGMFNLSRGQTPLTEGSEDLDGHSDPEESFARDLADFPSINPEATGIDDEDDTSIGIPSLAYRPQVAEDLHLPYDQEESGALPSVQNLTNDIAGFVTRGMIQFALSGAPQPGFSRSDNPQRGAKTYLRTASSDLDTDAEGDDFELLDQSELNQLDPAGSRGQ, from the exons atggcggcggcgcggcccggcgaGCGGCAGCGGCGGGTGCAGGCGCTGAGCGCGGCGCTGCGGGGCCGCCTGGGGCCCTACGAGCCGCTGCTGAGCGCCGCGCAGGCCGCGCTGGTGTGGGAGCGGCCGGGCCGCAGCGCGCTGTGGTGGGCGGCGGCGCACGGCCTCTTCTG GTTTTTTGCTCTGACTTCTCTTCGCTTGCTGTTCCTGGTTGCATTTACCCTTATAGTAGTAGTTTGTCTAGATCAGTGGAAGAACAAAATCTGGCCTGAAATTGGAG TGGCAAGACCTGACGAATTAGACAATGAGAG CTGGGGATACGTTCACCCTCGGCTGCTTGGAGTGCCAGAACTCTGTCACCATTTGGCTGAAGGATGGGTGGCTGGGACCAACTTCTTAAGTAATCTCTTCATTTTCAAGAGGCAAAACCCTGGCAAG TTTTGCCTTCTAGTGTGTGGAGTCTTTACTTTCCTGGCTGTCCTGGGCCGGTATATCCCTGGACTCTTGCTCTCATACTTGCTGT TGCTCTTCGTCCTGCTGTGGCCCCTTGCTGTGTACCACAGACTGGGGCAGCGCATGTACATGAAGCTGGAGCCAGCTCTGCAGCGGCTGGATTTCAGTGTTCGAGGCTACATGATATCAAAGCAGCGAGAGAAGCAAC TGCGTCGCCGATCCCTTAATCAGGAGGCTGTGGACGATGGGAGTGACAGCGAAGAGGAGCTTGCTGCATTCTGTCCCAAG CTGGATGACTCTGTGGTCGCCAAGGAACTAACTATCTCTGACTCGGAGCATTCGGACGCTGAGGTTTCCTATACTGAAAACGGGATGTTTAACCTTTCAAGGGGCCAGACTCCCCTGACAGAGGGATCAGAAG ACCTGGATGGTCACAGTGACCCAGAAGAATCTTTTGCCAGGGATCTCGCCGACTTCCCTTCCATAAACCCAGAAGCAACTGGCATAGATGACGAAGATGACACCAGCATTGGGATCCCAAGTCTGGCTTACCGCCCACAAGTGGCAGAAGATCTGCATCTCCCTTATGACCAGGAAGAATCCGGCGCACTGCCGTCTGTACAGAATCTTACTAATGACATAGCCGGATTTGTCACCAGAGGGATGATACAGTTTGCGCTGTCAGGAGCCCCTCAGCCAGGCTTCTCACGCAGCGATAATCCCCAGAGAGGTGCAAAGACTTATCTTAGAACGGCCAGCTCGGACTTGGACACTGATGCGGAAGGAGATGACTTTGAACTGCTGGATCAGTCTGAGCTGAACCAGCTGGATCCTGCTGGCTCACGGGGCCAGTAA